In Salisediminibacterium beveridgei, one DNA window encodes the following:
- a CDS encoding helix-turn-helix transcriptional regulator — protein MEQQTLKITGVLADPTRFSIYQYVGRQHRDVTVQEIADTFKIHANVARLHLTKLEDVNMLVSDTKKTGKGGRPSRFYRLSDEVISIQFPFRDFQRLSEIAIQSLSELGPEGHKALVKTGEKFGYESAKEFVTSMNEDPDVMHPQEKIKFIERVALNQGLNPEIHYNNETNEVTFRIFNCTFKEIAQYNRGICSMHHALINGIFSYFFKDIQLDEETNMFKDHEIACTYTTAVVSN, from the coding sequence ATGGAACAACAAACACTTAAGATCACAGGCGTTCTTGCAGACCCAACACGCTTTTCCATTTATCAATATGTCGGCAGACAACACCGCGATGTAACTGTACAGGAAATCGCCGACACATTCAAGATTCATGCAAATGTGGCCCGTCTTCACCTGACAAAGCTTGAAGATGTCAACATGCTCGTTTCAGATACGAAGAAAACTGGAAAAGGAGGACGTCCAAGCAGGTTCTATCGTCTCTCTGACGAAGTGATCAGCATTCAATTTCCATTCCGGGATTTTCAGAGACTATCAGAAATAGCCATTCAATCCTTAAGTGAACTTGGACCTGAAGGACATAAAGCACTTGTCAAAACCGGAGAAAAATTCGGCTACGAATCTGCAAAAGAATTTGTGACATCAATGAATGAAGATCCTGACGTCATGCATCCTCAGGAAAAAATAAAATTCATTGAGCGAGTCGCACTGAATCAGGGATTAAACCCGGAAATCCATTATAATAATGAGACAAATGAAGTCACCTTCCGGATTTTCAACTGCACATTCAAAGAGATTGCCCAGTATAACAGGGGGATTTGTTCTATGCACCATGCATTAATCAATGGAATCTTTTCTTACTTCTTTAAAGATATTCAACTTGATGAAGAAACAAATATGTTTAAAGACCATGAGATTGCCTGTACGTATACTACGGCAGTTGTTTCCAATTAA
- the comGC gene encoding competence type IV pilus major pilin ComGC, with translation MRMLKNDKGFTLIEMMIVLVVISILLLALIPNMTKNQSIASDKGCEATVELVQAQVMAYKIDDGNYPQDLKVLNTEGYSDEIVCQGNAVIEYDPTTGEVSLESND, from the coding sequence ATGAGAATGTTAAAAAATGACAAGGGGTTCACTCTGATCGAAATGATGATTGTGCTAGTTGTGATTTCAATTTTGCTGCTCGCGTTAATACCGAACATGACGAAGAATCAGTCAATCGCATCCGATAAAGGGTGTGAAGCTACAGTGGAACTGGTTCAGGCGCAGGTGATGGCTTATAAAATTGATGACGGGAATTATCCGCAGGATTTAAAAGTTCTTAACACAGAAGGGTATTCTGATGAAATAGTTTGTCAAGGCAACGCTGTGATTGAATATGACCCAACTACTGGTGAAGTCAGTTTAGAGTCAAATGACTAA
- the comGA gene encoding competence type IV pilus ATPase ComGA, producing the protein MDVINQVRLTLEKAVRLGASDIHLIPGQVRGVLKYRIDGELGEAEDIPLILLQKMIAHFKFISGMDPGERRKPQSRSIEKPVLKELISIRISTFPSCASETMVMRIFRLTRALHLDDLALFPDQGKRLTSLLFKSQGLILFCGPTGTGKTTTLYSLLEHQLSKQSLNVMTLEDPVERRYSGILQTEINERAGLSYAAGLKSILRHDPDVIMLGEIRDDETAASAVRAALTGHLVFSTLHSSSSTGALMRLHELGVPYSDLQESVAAIVSQSLVHLTCPLCGQVCSENCEHDNFRRRAAVFEFLECDELTASITHMKQGKSFSHLPRQQMDNLMIKGSALGYIKNDTPQIINKQRWWH; encoded by the coding sequence ATGGATGTAATTAACCAGGTTCGGCTGACTTTGGAAAAAGCAGTCCGGCTGGGGGCATCAGATATTCATCTGATTCCTGGCCAGGTAAGAGGTGTATTGAAATACCGGATTGATGGTGAGTTGGGAGAAGCTGAGGATATTCCTCTGATACTGCTTCAGAAAATGATCGCTCACTTTAAATTTATCTCTGGTATGGATCCTGGTGAAAGACGAAAACCTCAAAGCCGAAGCATCGAGAAACCAGTTTTAAAAGAACTGATCAGTATCCGCATTTCGACATTTCCATCGTGCGCGAGTGAGACGATGGTAATGCGTATCTTCCGACTCACCCGCGCTCTTCACCTCGATGATCTGGCGCTGTTTCCTGACCAGGGAAAGCGACTGACATCCCTTCTCTTTAAATCCCAAGGATTAATACTATTTTGCGGTCCCACCGGGACTGGTAAAACCACAACGCTATACTCCCTTTTAGAGCATCAGCTCAGTAAGCAATCATTAAATGTGATGACATTGGAAGATCCTGTTGAACGACGCTATTCGGGCATTCTTCAAACTGAAATCAATGAAAGAGCCGGACTCTCTTATGCAGCGGGACTGAAAAGCATTCTTCGCCATGATCCTGATGTAATTATGCTAGGTGAAATCCGCGATGATGAAACGGCAGCCTCAGCAGTCAGGGCTGCATTAACCGGTCATCTTGTTTTTTCCACGCTCCATAGTTCTTCAAGCACAGGAGCACTGATGCGGCTGCATGAATTAGGTGTTCCTTACAGCGATCTGCAAGAATCGGTAGCAGCGATTGTCAGTCAATCATTGGTTCATTTGACTTGTCCGCTTTGCGGTCAAGTCTGTTCTGAAAATTGTGAGCACGACAATTTCAGAAGAAGAGCTGCTGTGTTTGAATTTCTTGAATGTGATGAATTGACAGCAAGTATTACACATATGAAACAAGGAAAAAGTTTTTCGCATTTACCCAGGCAACAGATGGATAATCTCATGATAAAGGGATCTGCACTTGGCTATATTAAGAACGATACTCCTCAGATTATCAATAAACAGAGGTGGTGGCATTGA
- a CDS encoding YtxH domain-containing protein: MSKMDTKDFMLGALIGGAIGAAAAVLMAPKSGKELRTDITEYAGEAKEKTTELTEAAKEKSTEYYDAAKEKSTEYYDAAREKSEELTSAAKHQWDRVADKATGVSEKANQMGEELASDVKEIMETEKTEGKKLAQQVVKEIEETKERLKEDVDKLKDNK, from the coding sequence ATGAGTAAAATGGACACGAAAGATTTTATGTTAGGGGCATTGATTGGTGGAGCAATTGGAGCGGCTGCAGCAGTTCTGATGGCACCGAAATCAGGGAAAGAATTACGAACGGATATTACGGAATACGCTGGTGAGGCAAAAGAAAAAACAACTGAATTGACAGAAGCGGCAAAAGAAAAAAGTACAGAGTATTATGATGCAGCAAAAGAAAAAAGCACAGAGTATTATGACGCTGCACGAGAAAAATCTGAGGAACTGACTTCCGCTGCGAAACATCAGTGGGACAGAGTCGCAGATAAAGCAACAGGTGTCAGTGAAAAAGCAAACCAGATGGGTGAAGAGCTAGCAAGTGATGTAAAAGAAATTATGGAAACTGAAAAAACTGAAGGAAAAAAATTGGCACAACAGGTTGTCAAGGAAATAGAAGAAACAAAAGAACGCTTAAAAGAAGATGTTGATAAATTGAAAGATAATAAATAA
- the comGB gene encoding competence type IV pilus assembly protein ComGB: MSKEHQAECLRQWFELLEEGYNLQEMLMIYRQFSGEEEAAWILDMEEGLNEGEWISGYLENAGFQSEVISIVLFAEKYGELSEGLKRATDLLDSQIKITSEFKKVFHYPLFLSIGFIVITSVLVQGIFPRFDEFFRSMGSELPRISTITFQFFRYLPLFIGIFIIAVITIIIILYYKVTPIRRLHILVKIPLINGYVQSYVTYQLIAKLKPLLTNGFSLKDSLNVIGSEDRIVYHQVESNRIRECLLEGSDLSDALGNSSLYLPQFVHIVKMGESKGNIAHEMDRFSRIVFRRIQKKFSGFLVWFQPVFFLLLGSLMVMLFASLLLPVFSVLDQW, translated from the coding sequence ATGTCGAAAGAACATCAGGCAGAGTGTCTCAGGCAGTGGTTTGAACTGCTTGAGGAAGGGTACAATCTTCAGGAAATGCTGATGATTTACCGCCAATTTTCGGGTGAAGAGGAGGCGGCATGGATACTCGATATGGAGGAAGGTTTGAATGAAGGGGAGTGGATTTCGGGATATCTGGAGAATGCAGGATTTCAATCAGAAGTGATCAGTATCGTATTGTTCGCTGAAAAATATGGCGAACTGTCAGAGGGATTAAAACGGGCAACGGATTTACTGGACAGTCAAATCAAAATCACCTCAGAATTTAAAAAAGTATTTCACTACCCTTTGTTTTTGTCTATTGGATTTATCGTGATTACTTCCGTACTTGTTCAAGGAATCTTCCCGAGATTTGACGAATTTTTCAGGTCGATGGGTTCGGAATTACCACGGATTTCGACGATAACTTTCCAGTTTTTTCGTTACTTACCTCTTTTTATAGGGATCTTCATCATCGCTGTTATAACGATTATTATAATTCTATATTATAAAGTTACGCCAATACGAAGGTTACATATATTGGTGAAGATTCCTCTGATTAATGGGTATGTACAATCTTATGTAACTTATCAACTGATTGCGAAGTTGAAGCCGCTTTTAACAAACGGATTTTCCTTAAAAGATTCATTGAACGTGATCGGTTCAGAAGATCGAATCGTTTATCATCAAGTTGAAAGTAATCGGATACGGGAATGTCTTCTTGAGGGAAGTGACCTGTCCGATGCTCTCGGGAACAGCAGTCTGTATTTACCCCAGTTTGTCCATATCGTGAAAATGGGTGAATCTAAGGGAAATATTGCCCATGAAATGGATCGTTTCAGCCGGATTGTTTTTCGTCGTATACAAAAGAAGTTTTCGGGATTTTTGGTGTGGTTTCAACCAGTGTTTTTTCTGTTGCTGGGATCATTGATGGTGATGTTGTTTGCTTCACTACTCTTACCTGTTTTTTCAGTGTTGGATCAGTGGTAA
- a CDS encoding class I SAM-dependent methyltransferase: MSTVLTYFLEETMKQFLNALERKAGHQGPWTFYEFMNTALYDEEMGYYTNERTKLGKEGDFYTSNHVHPVFSHAHGRFFADIFDASDLNRRIIEIGSGDGRFALEVLTYLEKHHEDLFNDISYCVIEASAVHRDIIKEKLTKYDEHVEIFASLKDYQENHRMNGIIYSNELFDAMPVHVVEKSKEGWNEVLIQFNGEEFNEISSPCQNPALLEWLSSFGPELEPGFRTELNPDMKGWLEKALENTDKAVLMTVDYGYRNDELNHPQRRDGSLRGYRAHELIHNPLETPGRMDITSHIQWDAYDAITKAYGCSTVEHLRQDQFLLKAGIFRFLQEPKEMDPFSDTFKLNRAIQSLVTPDGISGAFQVDIKSKGTDFHRELGIFTEDPYRMT, encoded by the coding sequence ATGTCAACAGTGTTAACTTATTTTTTGGAGGAAACGATGAAACAATTTTTGAATGCATTAGAGAGAAAAGCGGGACATCAAGGTCCCTGGACATTTTATGAATTCATGAATACAGCACTCTATGATGAGGAAATGGGTTATTATACGAACGAACGGACCAAACTGGGTAAAGAAGGAGATTTCTATACCAGTAATCACGTTCATCCGGTATTTTCCCATGCTCATGGGCGTTTTTTTGCAGATATTTTCGATGCATCAGATTTAAATCGAAGAATCATTGAAATTGGCTCAGGTGATGGCCGATTTGCCCTCGAAGTACTGACTTATCTCGAAAAACATCATGAGGACCTGTTCAATGATATATCTTATTGTGTTATTGAAGCGAGTGCAGTTCACAGGGATATCATCAAGGAAAAACTCACAAAATACGACGAACATGTAGAGATCTTTGCCTCTTTGAAGGACTATCAGGAAAATCATCGTATGAATGGTATCATTTACTCAAACGAGCTGTTTGATGCGATGCCTGTTCACGTCGTGGAAAAATCAAAAGAGGGATGGAATGAAGTTCTGATTCAATTTAATGGCGAAGAATTCAACGAAATCTCATCTCCTTGTCAGAACCCGGCACTTCTCGAATGGTTATCATCGTTTGGGCCTGAGTTAGAACCTGGTTTCAGAACAGAGCTCAACCCGGACATGAAGGGTTGGCTCGAAAAGGCGCTAGAAAATACGGATAAGGCAGTATTGATGACTGTTGACTATGGTTATCGTAATGATGAATTGAATCATCCACAAAGACGTGATGGTTCTTTACGTGGCTACAGAGCACACGAATTGATACACAATCCGTTGGAGACACCTGGACGTATGGATATCACAAGTCACATACAATGGGATGCATACGATGCAATTACAAAAGCTTATGGCTGTTCGACTGTGGAGCACTTGCGTCAGGATCAATTTCTTTTAAAAGCGGGGATTTTTCGCTTTTTACAGGAACCAAAAGAGATGGATCCTTTCTCGGATACTTTCAAACTGAACCGTGCAATTCAATCTCTGGTGACGCCGGATGGTATCAGCGGGGCATTTCAAGTAGATATTAAATCGAAGGGTACTGATTTTCATCGCGAGTTGGGGATTTTTACGGAAGATCCTTACCGAATGACATAA
- a CDS encoding type II secretion system protein — protein sequence MSMGDQGFVLYEGMLSLVIIGILTSMILPAVIEIQQFRIAVSDERQAIRLLSYEIGMSEADSDLPDYYRKFELLNSNGTAFTCLTWPGAKELDHEWCLETLQQ from the coding sequence ATGAGTATGGGTGATCAAGGATTTGTTCTTTATGAAGGGATGCTCTCACTCGTCATTATCGGCATCCTGACTTCGATGATTTTGCCGGCTGTAATTGAAATTCAACAGTTTCGCATTGCTGTAAGTGATGAGAGACAAGCGATCCGGCTGCTGTCTTATGAAATAGGAATGTCCGAAGCAGACTCAGATTTGCCAGATTATTATCGAAAATTTGAATTATTGAATAGTAATGGAACGGCATTTACATGCTTAACGTGGCCAGGGGCAAAGGAGTTGGATCATGAATGGTGTCTGGAAACACTTCAACAATGA
- a CDS encoding competence type IV pilus minor pilin ComGF: protein MNGVWKHFNNDQGGFTLIEVMTALVLVTLILTAFTHSYAVWRQLDTTVNQPSEQELLLFQLQLMRLFEMETDYAVSGRSSFDTWSDEHEDTISYSQYRDVIRRRVNQLGHEVLMQRITHFRVFEHPEGLELHLLLDGKQKKWVMYHPGNFLERTEVTDADGDQE from the coding sequence ATGAATGGTGTCTGGAAACACTTCAACAATGATCAGGGTGGCTTTACTCTGATCGAAGTAATGACAGCTCTTGTTCTGGTGACGCTTATCCTTACAGCCTTCACTCACAGTTATGCTGTATGGCGTCAGCTGGATACAACAGTCAATCAACCGTCAGAACAGGAATTGCTATTGTTTCAATTACAATTGATGCGGTTGTTTGAAATGGAAACAGATTACGCTGTATCGGGGAGATCGTCCTTTGATACCTGGTCTGATGAGCATGAAGATACCATCTCCTATTCTCAGTATCGTGACGTAATTCGAAGACGGGTCAATCAGCTTGGGCATGAGGTTTTAATGCAACGAATTACGCATTTCAGAGTATTTGAACACCCGGAAGGTCTTGAATTGCATTTGTTGTTGGACGGGAAACAGAAAAAGTGGGTGATGTACCATCCCGGTAATTTCCTCGAAAGGACGGAGGTGACTGATGCGGATGGTGATCAGGAATGA
- a CDS encoding DUF2626 domain-containing protein has product MERMYRVLAFWTGIFAVLFMVGDMNGPAILFFAQTAIFIGLSYLKLSERMYVYIFGAYLTIFFIGFTYYSTFFMV; this is encoded by the coding sequence ATGGAGCGAATGTACCGGGTTCTTGCATTCTGGACAGGCATTTTCGCCGTATTGTTCATGGTTGGGGATATGAATGGGCCGGCAATTCTTTTCTTTGCTCAAACTGCAATCTTTATCGGTCTAAGCTATTTGAAACTTTCGGAACGAATGTATGTCTATATTTTTGGTGCATACTTAACTATTTTCTTTATCGGATTCACCTATTATTCAACTTTTTTCATGGTTTAG
- the comGD gene encoding competence type IV pilus minor pilin ComGD, whose translation MTKIKHHLLSSEGGFTLLEMMVVLLVMTAICMMLTPLFSHSLAQRNVSQFVQEVEADLMYYQLYAMVHRSTVRINLTTQPVGYRVSVTGEEIGRRHAPSEISLIFGRTPNFSGIQFTSQGRLRQHVEIEIERGDSNQYYVVAFQIIRGRFHIYEYG comes from the coding sequence ATGACTAAGATAAAGCATCACCTTCTGAGTTCAGAAGGTGGATTCACACTACTGGAAATGATGGTTGTGCTGCTCGTAATGACAGCAATCTGCATGATGTTGACACCATTATTCAGTCATTCTCTGGCTCAAAGAAATGTGTCTCAGTTTGTGCAGGAAGTAGAAGCGGATTTGATGTATTATCAGCTCTATGCCATGGTTCACCGATCGACTGTCAGAATTAATTTAACAACACAGCCTGTCGGGTACCGGGTTTCTGTGACAGGAGAAGAAATCGGCAGAAGACATGCGCCTTCTGAAATCAGCTTAATCTTCGGAAGGACGCCTAATTTTTCGGGTATTCAGTTTACTTCACAAGGCAGGCTGCGGCAACACGTGGAAATCGAAATAGAACGAGGTGATTCAAATCAATACTATGTAGTGGCTTTTCAGATCATTCGCGGGAGGTTTCATATTTATGAGTATGGGTGA